In Helianthus annuus cultivar XRQ/B chromosome 3, HanXRQr2.0-SUNRISE, whole genome shotgun sequence, a single window of DNA contains:
- the LOC110928860 gene encoding nucleolar and coiled-body phosphoprotein 1, translated as MLHRNTTTNTPSFGSLLAFKPRQVLLAQHNNPPTPTTSMDQTELKGNLHELILDYLHRNGFSKTLKRFQSEAQIQTDAWKASSLHLEDMFCKHNACNADTNKNTSEKPVLGNDEVTSKKKKKKAIVENDDYAIKDQSEVTGKKIKESSKNVGQISKDITVNEPETQPKKKKTKHDLVSSTGGSKTVDLTKKNKDKMKKDIEKVNLEPSTTNEDELVTAQKEKKKSSTDEKEKKSSKKRKRSSSDENKNENVSAEITISEELKRQKTETSKEKNSRKEEINALETSNEQFDGETNGKLEKDGVKSKKKQRNVTAEPKTVNAFQRVKIDEVEFAHDKLQDNSYWAKGGAEIGYGAKAQEVLGQVRGRDFRHEKTKKKRGSYRGGLIDQQSHSIKFNYSDEE; from the exons ATGCTTCATcggaacaccaccaccaacactCCCTCCTTTGGATCTCTGCTTGCATTCAAGCCTCGTCAAGTTCTCCTTGCTCAGCATAATAATCCACCAACACCCACAACTTCGATGGACCAAACGGAACTGAAAGGCAATCTTCACGAACTCATACTTGATTACCTTCATCGCAACGGCTTCTCTAAAACCCTTAAACGGTTTCAGTCAGAAGCTCAAATTCAG ACTGATGCCTGGAAGGCTTCTTCACTTCATTTGGAGGACATGTTTTGCAAACATAATGCCTG CAATGCTGACACTAATAAGAACACTAGCGAGAAACCAG TGTTAGGAAATGATGAAGTTACGtccaagaaaaagaagaaaaaagctATTGTCGAGAATGACGATTATGCTATTAAAGATCAATCAGAAGTCACTGGTAAAAAGATAAAGGAATCTAGTAAGAATGTCGGTCAAATATCAAAAGATATTACAGTCAACGAACCAGAAACACAACCAAAAAAGAAGAAAACCAAGCATGATTTGGTTTCTTCAACCGGCGGATCGAAAACAGTTGATTTAACCAAGAAAAATAAGGACAAGATGAAAAAGGATATTGAAAAAGTTAACTTAGAGCCGTCTACTACTAACGAAGATGAGTTAGTAACTGCacaaaaagagaaaaagaaatcaAGCACCGATGAAAAGGAGAAAAAGAGTTCCAAGAAAAGAAAACGATCATCTTCTGATGAAAACAAAAATGAAAATGTATCTGCTGAGATAACAATTAGTGAAGAACTCAAGCGCCAAAAGACTGAAACGTCAAAAGAAAAAAATAGCCGAAAGGAAGAAATCAACGCTTTAGAAACATCTAATGAACAGTTTGATGGAGAGACGAATGGGAAACTCGAAAAAGATGGAGTAAAATCCAAGAAAAAACAACGTAATGTTACAGCAGAG CCAAAGACGGTCAATGCATTTCAAAGGGTGAAAATCGATGAAGTTGAATTCGCTCACGATAAATTGCAAGATAATTCGTATTGGGCAAAG GGTGGCGCAGAGATAGGTTACGGTGCTAAAGCACAGGAAGTTCTGGGTCAAGTGCGAGGGAG ggattttcggCACGAGAAGACAAAGAAGAAGCGGGGAAGCTATAGGGGAGGGCTAATCGATCAACAATCGCACTCCATAAAGTTTAATTATTCTGATGAAGAGTGA